A region of Candidatus Acidiferrales bacterium DNA encodes the following proteins:
- a CDS encoding HAD family hydrolase, with product MSLVIFDLDGTLADTHQLIFDSFNFVMGKYKSVELSPQEIMSYFGPPEEVCIKNMIGTENFEGAWHDYLDYYERHLDETVIFSGIPELLNDLKALKMLLGIFTGKGKETTEMTLKFHRIRSFFDIVVTGSGVKNHKPHPEGVELALARLNVHAQKAVVVGDSMADYKAAVSSGTHFIAAMYDPFLRAKFDGIDCRRVKSVQELSGMLLHDGAR from the coding sequence TTGTCGCTTGTAATTTTTGATCTTGACGGCACTCTTGCCGATACTCATCAATTGATTTTTGACAGCTTTAATTTTGTGATGGGCAAGTACAAGTCTGTCGAGTTGAGCCCTCAGGAAATTATGTCGTACTTCGGTCCACCCGAAGAAGTGTGCATAAAGAATATGATCGGCACAGAAAACTTCGAGGGCGCGTGGCACGATTATCTTGATTATTATGAAAGACATCTCGACGAGACCGTCATATTCTCCGGCATCCCAGAACTTCTTAATGACCTGAAAGCGTTGAAGATGCTCTTGGGTATTTTTACAGGGAAGGGTAAAGAGACGACGGAAATGACCTTGAAATTTCACCGCATACGGAGCTTTTTCGATATCGTGGTGACCGGGTCGGGCGTGAAAAATCACAAGCCGCATCCTGAGGGTGTCGAGCTGGCGCTCGCGAGATTGAATGTGCATGCGCAAAAAGCCGTGGTTGTGGGTGACTCGATGGCTGATTACAAAGCGGCGGTCTCCTCCGGCACGCACTTCATCGCCGCAATGTACGACCCGTTTCTCAGAGCTAAATTTGACGGCATCGATTGCAGACGTGTGAAATCCGTGCAAGAGCTTTCAGGGATGCTGCTGCATGATGGAGCGCGCTAG